One stretch of Amycolatopsis sp. NBC_00345 DNA includes these proteins:
- the glpK gene encoding glycerol kinase GlpK has protein sequence MTSYVAAIDQGTTSTRCMIFDHSGRVVAVDQREHEQIFPKAGWVEHNAEEIWENTRAVAAGALAKADLKPSDIAAVGITNQRETALVWDRKTGKPVYNAIVWQDTRTDKIVTELGALGGGQERYRQKVGLPLATYFSGPKVKWILDNVEGARARAEAGDLIFGNMDTWVLWNMTGGVDGGIHVTDPTNASRTLLMDLDTLRWDEGIAAEMGIPLSMLPEIRSSSEEYGKVRERGALAGVPIAGILGDQQAATFGQACLSPGEAKNTYGTGNFVLLNTGTEKVMSENGLLTTVCYKIGSNDTVYALEGSIAVTGSLVQWLRDNLGLLTNAAQVEEYARTVEDNGGAYFVPAFSGLFAPYWRSDARGAIVGLTRFVNKGHLARAVLEATAFQSREVIDAMNADSGVPLKSLKVDGGMVVNELLMQFQADILGVPVIRPVVAETTALGAAYAAGLAVGFWESEDDIRTNWAQDKQWDPSMDEARRESEYRNWKKAVTKTFDWVED, from the coding sequence ATGACCTCGTACGTAGCCGCGATCGACCAGGGCACCACGTCGACCCGCTGCATGATCTTCGACCACTCCGGCCGGGTGGTCGCCGTCGACCAGCGTGAGCACGAGCAGATCTTCCCCAAGGCGGGCTGGGTCGAGCACAACGCCGAAGAGATCTGGGAGAACACGCGCGCCGTCGCCGCGGGCGCGCTGGCGAAGGCCGACCTGAAGCCGAGCGACATCGCCGCCGTCGGCATCACCAACCAGCGCGAGACGGCGCTGGTGTGGGACCGCAAGACCGGCAAGCCGGTGTACAACGCGATCGTCTGGCAGGACACCCGCACCGACAAGATCGTCACCGAGCTGGGCGCGCTCGGCGGCGGCCAGGAGCGGTACCGGCAGAAGGTCGGCCTGCCGCTGGCGACCTACTTCTCCGGCCCGAAGGTCAAGTGGATCCTCGACAACGTCGAGGGCGCCCGCGCGCGGGCGGAGGCCGGTGACCTGATCTTCGGCAACATGGACACCTGGGTGCTGTGGAACATGACCGGCGGGGTCGACGGCGGCATCCACGTCACCGACCCGACCAACGCCTCGCGCACGCTGCTGATGGACCTCGACACGCTCCGCTGGGACGAGGGCATCGCCGCCGAGATGGGCATCCCGCTGTCGATGCTGCCGGAGATCCGGTCTTCTTCGGAGGAGTACGGCAAGGTCCGCGAGCGGGGCGCGCTCGCGGGCGTGCCGATCGCGGGCATCCTCGGCGACCAGCAGGCGGCGACGTTCGGCCAGGCCTGCCTCTCCCCCGGCGAGGCCAAGAACACTTACGGCACCGGCAACTTCGTACTGCTCAACACCGGCACCGAGAAGGTGATGTCGGAAAACGGCCTGCTCACCACCGTCTGTTACAAGATCGGCTCGAACGACACGGTGTACGCGCTGGAGGGCTCCATCGCGGTCACCGGCTCGCTGGTGCAGTGGCTGCGCGACAACCTGGGCCTGCTCACGAACGCGGCCCAGGTCGAGGAGTACGCCCGCACGGTGGAGGACAACGGCGGCGCGTACTTCGTGCCGGCGTTCTCCGGCCTCTTCGCGCCGTACTGGCGTTCCGACGCGCGCGGCGCGATCGTCGGCCTCACCCGGTTCGTCAACAAGGGCCACCTGGCGCGGGCGGTGCTGGAGGCCACGGCGTTCCAGTCGCGTGAGGTGATCGACGCGATGAACGCCGACTCCGGCGTGCCGCTCAAGTCGCTGAAGGTCGACGGCGGCATGGTCGTGAACGAGCTGCTGATGCAGTTCCAGGCCGACATCCTCGGTGTGCCGGTGATCCGGCCGGTGGTGGCCGAGACGACCGCGCTGGGCGCCGCGTACGCCGCCGGGCTGGCCGTCGGCTTCTGGGAGTCCGAGGACGACATCCGCACCAACTGGGCGCAGGACAAGCAGTGGGACCCGTCGATGGACGAGGCCCGGCGCGAGTCCGAGTACCGCAACTGGAAGAAGGCCGTGACGAAGACCTTCGACTGGGTGGAGGACTGA
- a CDS encoding MIP/aquaporin family protein: MSAGAIFIWELLGTAVLILLGNGVVANHVLRKNNGHNAGTLFITFGWAFGVFAGASIAAPSGAHLNPAVTLGLAMAGKTPWSDVPYYILGQMVGAILGAVLCWAVYKLQFDDHPEPAETLGIFSTAPQIPNKVWNLVTEIIGTFVLVAWILLSPVYATSGGTPNFGNSALGYAGVSFVVLVIGISLGGPTGYAINPARDLGPRIAYSFILPIKNKRDGNWGYSWIPVLGPLVGGALAALLYLAVHNLT, translated from the coding sequence TTGAGTGCCGGAGCGATTTTCATCTGGGAGCTGCTGGGTACAGCAGTGCTGATCCTCTTGGGTAACGGCGTCGTGGCCAACCACGTGCTGCGTAAGAACAACGGTCACAACGCCGGGACGTTGTTCATTACTTTCGGCTGGGCCTTCGGTGTGTTCGCGGGTGCCAGCATCGCCGCGCCGAGCGGCGCGCACCTGAACCCGGCCGTCACCCTCGGGCTCGCCATGGCGGGCAAGACGCCGTGGTCCGATGTGCCGTACTACATCCTCGGCCAGATGGTCGGCGCCATCCTCGGCGCCGTGCTGTGCTGGGCGGTCTACAAACTGCAGTTCGACGACCACCCCGAGCCCGCCGAGACGCTGGGCATCTTCTCCACCGCACCGCAGATCCCGAACAAGGTGTGGAACCTGGTGACCGAGATCATCGGCACGTTCGTGCTGGTCGCGTGGATCCTGCTGAGCCCGGTCTACGCGACGAGCGGCGGCACGCCGAACTTCGGCAACTCCGCGCTCGGCTACGCGGGTGTGTCCTTTGTGGTCCTGGTCATCGGCATCTCGCTCGGCGGGCCCACGGGCTACGCCATCAACCCGGCGCGTGACCTCGGCCCGCGCATCGCCTACTCGTTCATCCTGCCGATCAAGAACAAGCGCGACGGGAACTGGGGCTACTCCTGGATCCCCGTCCTCGGCCCGCTGGTCGGCGGCGCGCTGGCCGCGCTGCTGTACCTCGCCGTGCACAACCTGACCTGA
- a CDS encoding glycerol-3-phosphate dehydrogenase/oxidase — MTSSQHEADQTAARLGPLRREESWERLGKETFDLVVIGGGVVGAGTALDAATRGLRVALVEARDLASGTSSRSSKLFHGGLRYLEQLEFGLVREALHERELMLTKLAPHLVKPVSFLYPLTHRMWERPYTAAGLLMYDTMGGARSVPGQKHLTRAGALRMVPALKRSSLIGGIRYYDAQSDDARHTMTVARTAAHYGAVVRTSTQVVGFLHEADRISGVRVRDVEDGRETEIQAGAVINCTGVWTDELQRLSGGRGRFRVRASKGVHIVVPRDRIVSESGLILRTEKSVLFVIPWRNHWIVGTTDTDWNLDLAHPAATKHDIDYILEHVNKVLATPLSHDDIEGVYAGLRPLLAGESEETSKLSREHAVARVAPGLVAIAGGKYTTYRVMAADAVDAAVVDLPGRPPSSITDKVPLIGADGYHALVNQADHLASEHGLHPYRVRHLLDRYGSLVHEVLALANGRPELLKPIESAPDYLGVEVVYAATHEGALHLEDVLARRTRISIEYAHRGVDCAKQVAQLVGEVLGWSAETIDREVEVYSARVQAEKESQSQATDDLADALRAAAPEARAGIIEPVS; from the coding sequence GTGACGAGTTCTCAGCACGAAGCCGATCAGACCGCGGCCCGGCTGGGCCCGCTCCGCCGGGAAGAATCCTGGGAGCGCCTCGGCAAGGAGACCTTCGACCTGGTGGTCATAGGCGGCGGTGTGGTCGGTGCCGGAACCGCGCTCGACGCGGCCACGCGCGGGCTCCGGGTGGCGCTGGTCGAGGCCCGCGACCTCGCGTCCGGCACGTCCAGCCGGTCGAGCAAGCTCTTCCACGGCGGGCTGCGGTACCTGGAGCAGCTCGAGTTCGGGCTGGTCCGCGAGGCGCTGCACGAGCGTGAGCTGATGCTGACGAAGCTGGCCCCGCACCTGGTGAAGCCGGTGAGCTTCCTGTACCCGCTGACCCACCGGATGTGGGAGCGGCCGTACACCGCGGCCGGGCTGTTGATGTACGACACGATGGGCGGCGCCCGGTCCGTGCCGGGGCAGAAGCATTTGACCCGGGCGGGTGCGCTGCGGATGGTGCCGGCGCTGAAGCGCTCGTCGCTGATCGGCGGAATCCGGTACTACGACGCGCAGTCCGACGACGCCCGGCACACCATGACCGTCGCCCGCACGGCCGCGCACTACGGCGCCGTCGTGCGCACGTCGACGCAGGTCGTCGGATTCCTGCACGAGGCCGACCGGATCTCCGGCGTCCGCGTGCGCGACGTCGAGGACGGGCGTGAGACGGAGATCCAGGCCGGCGCCGTGATCAACTGCACCGGCGTGTGGACCGACGAGCTGCAGCGCCTGTCCGGCGGCCGCGGCCGGTTCCGCGTCCGCGCGAGCAAGGGTGTGCACATCGTCGTGCCGCGCGACCGGATCGTCTCGGAGTCGGGGCTGATCCTGCGCACGGAGAAGTCGGTGCTGTTCGTGATCCCGTGGCGCAACCACTGGATCGTCGGCACCACGGACACCGACTGGAACCTCGACCTGGCGCACCCCGCGGCCACCAAGCACGACATCGACTACATCCTCGAGCACGTCAACAAGGTGCTGGCCACCCCGCTTTCGCACGACGACATCGAGGGTGTGTACGCCGGTCTCCGGCCGCTGCTGGCGGGGGAGAGCGAGGAGACGTCGAAGCTCTCGCGCGAGCACGCCGTCGCGCGGGTGGCGCCGGGCCTGGTCGCGATCGCGGGCGGCAAGTACACGACGTACCGGGTGATGGCGGCCGACGCCGTCGACGCCGCCGTGGTGGACCTGCCCGGCCGGCCGCCGTCGTCCATCACGGACAAGGTGCCGCTGATCGGCGCCGACGGCTACCACGCGCTGGTCAACCAGGCCGACCACCTGGCCTCCGAGCACGGGCTGCACCCGTACCGCGTACGGCACCTGCTCGACCGTTACGGCTCGCTGGTGCACGAGGTGCTGGCGCTCGCCAACGGCAGGCCGGAGCTGCTCAAGCCGATCGAGTCGGCGCCGGACTACCTCGGCGTCGAGGTCGTGTACGCGGCCACCCACGAGGGCGCGCTGCACCTCGAGGACGTGCTCGCCCGCCGGACGCGCATCTCCATCGAGTACGCCCACCGCGGCGTCGACTGCGCGAAGCAGGTCGCGCAGCTGGTCGGCGAGGTGCTCGGCTGGTCGGCGGAGACGATCGACCGCGAGGTCGAGGTCTACTCGGCCCGGGTGCAGGCGGAGAAGGAGTCGCAGTCGCAGGCCACGGACGACCTGGCCGACGCCCTGCGCGCCGCCGCGCCCGAGGCCAGGGCGGGCATCATCGAGCCCGTCAGCTGA
- a CDS encoding GNAT family N-acetyltransferase: protein MEPVEINAGAYYLRQLRADRHLDDRAALMEAFADPAHRRYLLNYRLRTLDEATEYIALRAAQWACDERCSWAVAEPPTGRLLGEVGLRELDLTFDTAEAAVWTHPAERGKGIAATALASALRYGFGGLGLQEISYRHEESNAVSAAVAARCGFTLVGPERDPSPSGEPLIRWIRKA, encoded by the coding sequence GTGGAACCCGTGGAAATCAACGCGGGCGCGTACTACCTGCGCCAGCTGCGGGCGGACCGGCACCTCGATGACCGGGCCGCGCTGATGGAGGCGTTCGCCGATCCGGCGCACCGCCGGTACTTGCTGAACTACCGGCTGCGGACGCTCGACGAAGCCACCGAGTACATCGCGTTACGCGCCGCGCAGTGGGCGTGCGACGAGCGGTGCTCGTGGGCCGTCGCGGAGCCGCCGACGGGGCGGCTGCTCGGCGAAGTCGGGCTGCGCGAGCTGGACCTCACCTTCGACACCGCCGAGGCGGCTGTGTGGACGCACCCCGCCGAGCGCGGCAAGGGCATCGCGGCGACGGCGCTCGCCTCGGCCCTGCGCTACGGGTTCGGCGGGCTCGGCCTGCAGGAAATCAGCTACCGGCACGAGGAGAGCAACGCCGTCTCCGCGGCCGTCGCGGCCCGGTGCGGCTTCACGCTCGTCGGGCCGGAACGCGACCCGTCGCCGTCCGGCGAGCCCCTGATCCGCTGGATCCGCAAGGCCTGA
- a CDS encoding response regulator transcription factor, translating into MIRVLLTDDHPVVRDGLRGALEGEPDIEVAGEAATGAEALAFVARHHPDVVLMDLRMPELDGVGAIRRLAVEHPAVRVLVLTTYDSDSDVLPAIEAGATGYLLKDAPVADLLRAVRAAARGESVLAPSVAARLMAPLRLTPAGELTPREREVLRLVAEGSTNAAAARRLFISEASVKTHLLHLYAKLGVNDRAAAVAEAYRRGLL; encoded by the coding sequence GTGATCCGCGTCCTGCTCACCGACGACCACCCCGTGGTCCGCGACGGCCTGCGCGGCGCGCTCGAAGGCGAGCCCGACATCGAGGTGGCCGGCGAGGCCGCGACCGGCGCCGAGGCGCTGGCCTTCGTCGCGCGCCACCACCCCGACGTCGTCCTGATGGACCTGCGGATGCCGGAGCTGGACGGCGTCGGCGCGATCCGGCGGCTGGCCGTCGAGCACCCGGCGGTGCGGGTGCTGGTGCTCACGACGTACGACTCCGATTCCGACGTGCTGCCCGCCATCGAGGCCGGCGCGACCGGTTACCTGCTCAAGGACGCGCCGGTGGCGGACCTGCTGCGCGCCGTCCGCGCGGCCGCCCGCGGCGAGTCCGTGCTCGCGCCGAGCGTCGCGGCCCGGCTGATGGCCCCGCTGCGCCTTACCCCGGCGGGTGAACTTACGCCGCGGGAGCGGGAAGTCCTGCGCCTCGTCGCGGAGGGCTCGACCAACGCGGCGGCCGCGCGACGGCTGTTCATCAGCGAGGCGAGCGTGAAAACGCACCTGCTGCACCTCTACGCGAAGCTTGGCGTGAACGACCGGGCGGCCGCTGTGGCCGAGGCCTACCGGCGAGGCCTCCTCTGA